The Gossypium arboreum isolate Shixiya-1 chromosome 2, ASM2569848v2, whole genome shotgun sequence region tcaactgttgtttttgaaaacgcgccctaaagctatccaaattcaacagttaaaataagtattacctaccttagtaatacatattaaaaaccatcaaaaataaataagcggccttattacatttaaaacccaaaacctcaaacgtaattaaaaggatgtccattcactgtaagaaaatcaaactttcgagcggtggccactccaattccctcacagctccaagcccactatggttggggatttcctgcgtggataaaaataaaaggggtgagtttggggaagctcagtgtgtaaggaaaccccattcaaagtccaagtcagctcaagcccattgggcttaggaagaagaaagataaaaagatgatacctttttgttttatttgattctatttctagtcaaaattaagTCACCAACCacaccaaattttgacttttctactttctttctctctatggccggccaagcacctTTTGTAGggtttattttcactttaaacaTCCCAAagtttggttctctagctatttaacatatttagctaaCAAAACAAAACTTtcgccctttatgcgatttagttctttttcacaattaagcatggaatcgttaaaattatttcaccaaaattttcatgcactcatataatcatgctataacatataaaataacatTAGAAATAATTCTCCTGGCCCCGGAATAGTGGTTCCAgagccactgttccgactaggcccaaaatcgagctgttacaactaataagtaaaactttaGAAGAGATTCATGCACCTGaatctgaattttaaaataatgaaaataagatatctcaataagttatgtcaattcaagAAAATGTGGAACTGAATAATAAAAGTGGCtgacaatgattttgcatgcaacattattattgaaataatgaaataaaaggaagaTCTTGAAttaatctattgagaaatatagatatggaataaattgatcaaaatagaaagacacaACTCAAGTACAGTTAAATTCatggagtttttggaccagtagtccaaatatctaaaggtataaagccagtgatggtgcaattgaagtagttttacaaaagcggaataaaaatataaagtttaTCGCTAAATCCtaacattgattatgaaaagatataatattcttttgtggtagatgcaataacctttagataaattattaaattgacaattcataaaagatttaacttgcgtctaataGTTATTGTTACAACCTTTATGAATCattatatagtaaagtttatattaaaatccttgaaggatttaggatgctagaagcatattgaaattttcaagaaattgttcatttatatgaattgaaataatttgaacatatgtggtaaatttgaattAGTGACTAATAGTTGGAGGactataaaatgatccaaaatacctatttgtgtttttataaaagaattattatttaagtttataatgattattgttgaatctcctaaagagatcaaaatatatttccccaaatttccctcactcatgactttaaaagaatggtaatataaatgcttagtaaatacagtcaaatagtcatttgaaaaactagtattcaagattgaatatatagaatatgagaaaatatgtgatGTTTTTATAAGGGGGGAGTAAATACgcgttgtactctttttcccttaatcaAAATAAgcgttgtactctttttcccttaatcaAAGTTTTGTCCCATTGAGTTTTCCTGGTAAagtttttaatgaggcaacatattatgtgtattatagattgtgtactctttttccttcattaggtttttatcccacagagtttttcctaataaggttttaacgaggcacattatctaccaatgaacatccaagggggagtgttatgaatatcttattaagtggatgtccatcatgatcaagataaagttttaatgtactttatattctaatagttattagaattagatctatactttttttttatacttcttatgcctataaatagagactctgatgaagcattgtaatcacccattttaatcaacaaaatacatcctctattactttcatattttctttattttttattctctcaatctctctttattttatatcaaaaatattttttaaaatattttattaatttttgaatagtGAAATTGGCTTTTTGAGCATGTTAGGCCAGCCTAAAAATGAGTCTGGACTTGAAAATCTTTTTGGAACTAGACCCCATGAATAACTCTACATATCACTCACTTTAAGCCACCAATCACTGAACTCATCACCACTCAAACTCTTCACTCAAGCACCATTATATTTTAATCTCCCTCCCCATTTCTTTATTATCAAAATCATAAATACCAAacttataaaatgaaaaaaaactctatattttttataaattttattttttataaattttaatttttatattttataaaattttattatttttaataattttatcatttaaatttgtttacaaaattttcataaatttttatagtttatcttttgtaaaattttaataacttttcaataatttctaaaatttttataataatttaatattataattcatattttcaaaatattttaatttaatagttttaatagttttataatattttgatattttcaaattttgaagacGAGATTGTTAGAGTGACATCTACAAATTCCAaacataaatcataaaataaGTATGGAAGATACTaactttaaatatataatattaatattttcataaaatttaataaatttaaaactttaaaacattaaacttttataatgtttaatttttaaattaaacttaAATGCTAAAAGAAtccattttaaataattaaaatttaattaagtcttgctaaaataattaaaaatcaattaaactctGCACATTGACTATTTTTCACATCAACTTGTTAAGATATTTGCATGTCATCATGTTTCTGTGTTAGTCGCCATGTACATTTGCGCTTATCGGCCCATCAAAAGTTtggttgaaaatttaaatttgaacaacTTAAAAAATGAGtacaaataataatttaaaaggttCAATTAGGTACTTTTTGGAAGACTTATttgacattttatttctttttaacttTGATCCTAattatgttaaatattttaattaaataaaattattaaaaatatatttaaaagttaCATGGTTAAAAGTTTTACAATAtatattcattttcaaaatttaatctaTAAAAATAAGAGGAAGTAATATTATAAACCCGAAAAAAGATGACATGGTCCATCAAGGACCACTAAAACATGCACATCAACATCATAAGGCAGACTAAGTCGTACGATACGATGGGAAAAATGTACGCATCACTGCCATCAAGATCCACGACATTCCTGCCTTTGTCtttcttttccatatttttattttgtttgctaagaaaaaaaatcaatcaaTTGAAATAATCGAAGAAATGATTTTGATGATAAACTTGATGATAATGGAGTTTTGATGTGTATTTTATTAGATTATTAAGTTTGGATATCAACTACGATAGCTATAAATTCTTCGAAGAAGCTAATACCCTTGAAACTTCGCTGCTTTCGGTTGGTATCGACTACGGTCTATCTTCCCGATGGACCCTACTTCTCGCCCCACCGTCGTCATCGACAACGGTACCGGGTACGGTTTATCTGTAAAATCTTAGCATTATCTGTTTGATGAAATTCCccaacatttttctttttttcttttttctttttgcagtTTTTCTAAGATGGGATTTGCGGGTAATGTAGAGCCGTGTTTTAATCAACCAACAGTAGTAGCTCTTAACGACTCGTATCTAAATCAATCCAGAGCTTCTACAAAGTTAAATATGGCAGCTCAGTATTCAGCTGGGGTAATGGCGGATCTTGATTTCTTCATTGGAGATGAAGCACTGTTGAGGTCGCGAGCGAGTAACACTTATACCCTTAGCTATCCTATTAACCATGGTCAAGTGGAAGATTGGGATGCCATGGAACGGTATTGGCAGCATTGTCTATTCAACTATCTACGGTGTGATCCTGAGGATCATTACTTTTTGTTGACTGAGAGTCCACTTACTAATCCTGAGAATCGAGAATATATGGGCGAAATTATGTTTGAGACGTTTAATATTCCGGGTCTTTATATTGCTGTGAATTCTGTGCTTGCTTTAGCAGCTGGGTACACTACATCTAAGGTCGGTTACTCGTTTTTGATACATTATATTGTCATGGAATTTTATGCCTTAGTTGTTTATTGTTATTTTACATGATCTACTTTGGGTCCTTGGTTCTCCATGATTGTTTGTATTATTTACAATAATAAACTAAATCTTTTAAAATCGAATAACAATTGTATCAAAGCCCTTTCGTAATTCAGAAATGATTGTAATAGTAATTATTATGTTACATTGTCCATGAGAAAAGTCTACTAGCTATCTTTAATCTAATGTGTTGGATTTTCTACTAAACAGTAATATATGGTGTCATTTAATCCGGGAATGTGTTGAGTATACACAGTTGGAGTAATTTTATAATCAGTAGAGTTTTATAGCTACTGCTTACTGATTTATATAATTTATCCAGTCTTTACCTTTAAAATACATTACACAATTGGAGGTTGTTATGATGAAAGCATGAGCAGTGTGGTGTTGATCACATTTAGTTTGACCTACAGTTTTCTATAGTGTGAGATGACAGGGGTGGTAGTGGATGTCGGAGAAGGGGCTACGCGTGTTGTACCTGTTGCAGACGGTTATGTTATTGGGAGCTGCATTAAGTCAATACCAATAGCTGGACAAGATGTTACTCTCTTCATACAGGAGCTCATGCGGGTATTTTTTTTCATAACTCTGTAGTGCTTTGATAtgctattcattcaatttcaaagtACTTAAAGGTTATGATTGTGTCTTGATGAGAAACTTATCTACACTCCTTGGCATTACTCAGCTTTTTCTGTGGTTGGATTCATTTACTTATGCATTTTCCTTTATATGCTGTGCTTTTATGCACTCAGTTCCAGTTTTTATAGTATCATGCTTGCCTTTTGGGCTGTGTGGTCTCTTCTTTTAGGAAACTTGATGTCATTCTACAAGTGCAATTTATTGTTTTTAACTCTTTCTCCGATCCTTTTGTTGCCATTGGAAGAAATGCCAGTTTTAATTCTTCAAGATATGTTCTCTAGAGGCAATTGAAGTgtcttctcttctttctttttcaaatttgCATCATTGTTGTGTTCATGGTATTTATTGACCAAGATAGCTTTCCTTGTAAAGGTTCATGGACACTGAACTTAAATATTGACTCTTCTAGCGGTTCTTTATCATGCATGTATGTGATTGCTGACGAAGATAGCTTTTCTTGTAGAGTCTCATAGACACTGGACTTAAATATTAACTCTTCTAGTGGTCATTTATTATGCATGTGTTGTGAAAATTTCCA contains the following coding sequences:
- the LOC108466880 gene encoding actin-related protein 3-like, which codes for MDPTSRPTVVIDNGTGFSKMGFAGNVEPCFNQPTVVALNDSYLNQSRASTKLNMAAQYSAGVMADLDFFIGDEALLRSRASNTYTLSYPINHGQVEDWDAMERYWQHCLFNYLRCDPEDHYFLLTESPLTNPENREYMGEIMFETFNIPGLYIAVNSVLALAAGYTTSKCEMTGVVVDVGEGATRVVPVADGYVIGSCIKSIPIAGQDVTLFIQELMRERGEKMPPEDSFEAARKVKEMYCYTCSDIVKEFNKHDKEPAKFIKQWRGIRLKTGAPYACDIGYERFLGPEVLFSPEIYTSDYITPLPALIDKCIQSAPIDTRRALYKNIVLSGGSTMFKDFHRRLQRDLKKIVDARVQAATAHHGGDIKAKPVEVHVVSHPIQRFAVWFGGSVLASTPEFFEACHTKAEYEEHGASICRVNPVFKGMY